In the Leptospira sp. WS4.C2 genome, one interval contains:
- a CDS encoding TrmH family RNA methyltransferase, producing MGSNRPLKISVKNAEFQILLALRTNRSKRSQEKQVFVEGTEGIKQLIEARWEVTRILYRDGVTLSHWGESVLKKFTKAKQYEITPDLYAELSEKDNPSELIVTAKIHTHSLAELISLKKPRPFYLLFDRPSDLGNFGSLLRSADAFQVDAIFVLGHSIDVYDPKVIRSSLGSVFHTKLIFLESLSQLEIFLKNEKERCGLKVVGSDSEGSQPLRDQYLNSPILIILGNEAKGMSVHLQSLCDLVVSIPMLGVVNSLNVSCAGSILLWEVAKNRDKEQTV from the coding sequence ATGGGATCAAATAGGCCTCTTAAAATCAGTGTAAAAAATGCAGAATTTCAGATTTTGTTGGCATTACGAACGAATCGTTCCAAACGAAGCCAAGAAAAGCAAGTTTTTGTGGAAGGAACGGAAGGCATCAAACAACTGATTGAGGCTCGTTGGGAAGTCACTCGCATCTTGTATCGGGATGGTGTGACTTTGTCCCACTGGGGGGAGTCGGTCTTAAAAAAATTCACCAAAGCAAAACAATATGAGATCACACCTGATTTGTATGCGGAACTTTCAGAAAAGGATAATCCTTCTGAGTTGATTGTCACGGCAAAGATTCATACTCATTCCTTGGCTGAACTCATTTCCTTAAAGAAACCGAGGCCGTTTTATTTACTTTTTGACAGGCCCAGTGATTTGGGAAACTTTGGATCTCTTTTGCGATCGGCTGATGCATTCCAAGTGGATGCGATTTTTGTTTTGGGTCATTCGATCGATGTTTATGATCCCAAGGTCATCCGGTCAAGTCTCGGAAGTGTATTCCATACAAAATTGATTTTTTTAGAATCACTTTCGCAATTGGAGATTTTCTTAAAAAACGAAAAGGAAAGGTGCGGACTCAAGGTAGTTGGAAGTGATTCAGAGGGCTCTCAACCTTTGAGAGATCAATATTTGAATTCTCCGATTCTTATCATTCTCGGAAATGAAGCCAAAGGGATGAGTGTTCATTTGCAATCCCTTTGTGATCTGGTTGTCAGCATTCCCATGTTAGGTGTTGTAAATTCACTGAATGTGTCTTGTGCCGGTTCTATCCTACTTTGGGAAGTAGCAAAAAATCGAGATAAAGAGCAAACTGTCTAA
- a CDS encoding response regulator, translating to MEIVAENKNTKNAILFVDDESIILMSMKSQVKQHFGEKYKYLTADNAKEAWDLIQELEEEGNSVSIIISDWSMPGMNGDEFLRKVHKSYPKIEKVIITGFADQKSVEELNSEIGPISCLKKPWDEEELISTISNAMHN from the coding sequence GTGGAAATTGTGGCTGAGAATAAAAATACAAAAAATGCGATTCTTTTTGTGGATGATGAATCCATAATCTTAATGAGCATGAAGTCGCAAGTAAAACAACATTTCGGTGAAAAGTACAAATACCTGACAGCAGACAATGCGAAAGAAGCCTGGGATCTCATCCAAGAATTGGAAGAAGAAGGAAACTCTGTTTCTATCATCATTTCGGACTGGTCGATGCCAGGAATGAATGGCGATGAGTTTCTAAGAAAGGTCCATAAGTCGTATCCAAAAATTGAAAAAGTCATCATTACAGGATTTGCAGACCAAAAATCTGTCGAAGAATTAAATTCAGAAATTGGCCCCATCTCTTGTTTAAAAAAACCTTGGGATGAAGAAGAACTGATCTCTACAATTTCCAACGCGATGCACAATTAG
- a CDS encoding FAD-dependent oxidoreductase gives MTSYPNLLSPLSLGFTTLRNRTIMGSMHTGLEEAPNGYERMAAFYGERARGGVALIVTGGIAPNEAGRVSRGGGVMDTEEEANHHRVVTEAVHREGGKIALQILHTGRYGYHDKIVGASNLRAPINMFKPHPLTEEEILKTIEDFARCSELAKLAGYDGVEIMGSEGYLINQFIAKRTNNRTDSWGGSFENRIKFPIEIIKAVRKRVGTDFIIIYRLSMLDLVKDGGNIDEVLILAKEIEKAGATIINTGIGWHEARIPTIAMMVPRAAFTWVTAKVKGHVNIPLVTSNRINTPDIAESVLSRGDADLVSMARPFLADSFFVNKAAAGKAEEINTCIACNQACLDHIFQGKICSCLVNPRACHETELVIEKTTKPKKIAVVGAGPGGMSCSTTLAERGHSVTLFDAGPELGGQLNIARRIPGKEEFKETIRYFGEMVKKHGVQLKLNTFVSAEDLMKQGFDEVVLATGVTPRIPEIPGIDGANVLSYVDVVLKGKPVGKRAVVMGAGGIGYDVSLLLTDAGHSFTKENYLKEWGINKEITKDGGLGTKDTSRSDREVTMLKRSNSKFGATLGKTTGWIHKTTLEDRKVTQISGVTYKAIEADGIVIEVKGETKKIPCDTVVVCAGQDPNRLLLEPLQKANIPVHLIGGADLASELDAKRAIDQGTRLATTI, from the coding sequence ATGACATCCTATCCAAATCTTTTGTCTCCCTTATCTCTTGGATTCACCACACTTAGAAATAGAACCATTATGGGCTCCATGCATACCGGCTTAGAGGAAGCCCCAAACGGATATGAACGAATGGCTGCTTTTTATGGAGAAAGAGCTAGGGGTGGAGTGGCCCTCATTGTGACTGGTGGGATTGCTCCCAATGAAGCCGGCCGAGTTTCGAGAGGTGGTGGTGTGATGGATACCGAAGAGGAGGCCAATCATCATCGTGTGGTGACAGAGGCCGTACACAGAGAAGGTGGAAAAATTGCGCTACAAATCCTCCATACAGGTCGGTATGGATACCATGATAAAATTGTGGGTGCATCGAATCTCCGAGCTCCGATCAACATGTTCAAACCACATCCTCTCACAGAAGAAGAGATTTTAAAAACCATAGAAGATTTTGCACGTTGCTCCGAATTAGCAAAGTTAGCTGGTTATGATGGTGTTGAGATTATGGGTAGTGAAGGATATCTCATCAACCAATTCATTGCCAAACGAACTAATAACCGAACCGACAGTTGGGGTGGGAGTTTCGAAAACCGTATCAAGTTTCCGATTGAAATCATAAAAGCCGTACGCAAACGGGTGGGGACTGATTTTATCATTATCTATCGTTTGTCTATGTTGGATCTTGTGAAAGACGGTGGAAATATTGACGAAGTTCTTATCTTAGCAAAAGAAATTGAAAAAGCAGGAGCCACCATTATCAATACTGGAATTGGTTGGCATGAAGCTCGGATTCCTACCATTGCGATGATGGTTCCAAGAGCTGCCTTTACTTGGGTCACTGCCAAAGTAAAAGGCCATGTAAACATCCCTCTTGTGACATCGAATCGAATCAACACTCCAGACATTGCTGAGTCAGTCCTTAGTCGTGGAGATGCGGATTTGGTTTCTATGGCAAGGCCCTTCCTTGCAGATTCTTTTTTTGTGAATAAAGCAGCCGCTGGAAAAGCAGAAGAAATCAATACTTGTATCGCTTGTAACCAGGCTTGTCTTGATCATATCTTTCAAGGAAAGATATGCAGTTGTTTGGTGAATCCAAGAGCTTGCCATGAAACTGAATTGGTAATAGAAAAAACAACAAAACCAAAAAAAATAGCCGTTGTGGGGGCAGGTCCCGGTGGGATGTCATGTTCTACGACTCTTGCTGAACGCGGACATTCTGTTACCTTGTTTGATGCGGGGCCGGAACTCGGAGGGCAGTTAAACATTGCACGTCGGATCCCAGGAAAAGAAGAATTTAAAGAAACCATTCGTTACTTTGGAGAAATGGTAAAAAAACATGGAGTCCAGTTAAAGCTAAATACTTTTGTATCGGCAGAGGATCTCATGAAACAAGGGTTTGATGAAGTGGTATTGGCTACCGGTGTCACACCAAGAATTCCAGAGATTCCCGGAATTGATGGAGCAAATGTTCTTAGTTATGTGGATGTGGTTCTCAAAGGAAAACCTGTAGGAAAACGAGCTGTTGTCATGGGTGCTGGTGGAATCGGTTATGACGTGAGCCTATTGCTAACGGATGCAGGTCATTCGTTTACCAAAGAAAATTATCTAAAAGAATGGGGAATTAACAAAGAGATCACAAAGGATGGAGGGCTTGGAACCAAGGACACTTCGCGTTCGGATCGGGAAGTCACAATGTTAAAACGTTCGAATAGCAAGTTCGGAGCTACACTTGGAAAAACGACTGGTTGGATCCATAAAACGACACTCGAAGATCGTAAGGTAACACAAATCTCTGGTGTGACATACAAAGCCATCGAAGCCGATGGGATTGTGATCGAAGTAAAGGGTGAAACAAAAAAGATTCCCTGTGATACTGTGGTCGTATGTGCGGGGCAAGATCCCAACCGGTTACTCCTTGAACCTTTGCAAAAAGCCAATATCCCCGTCCATTTGATTGGTGGTGCAGACCTTGCATCGGAACTCGATGCCAAAAGAGCAATCGATCAAGGTACGAGGTTAGCTACAACCATTTAG
- a CDS encoding lysophospholipid acyltransferase family protein codes for MKPKKHTLLYDFLIKLVSLGKGVVFHSIEENFSGTEEHLETPYPSALLCNHVSEADVVSLSMVYPRLNPKIKMIIPAREDILKPGFLQKEFRAKGIAKWIFLFIDAIKIIPFLLRYIGAVPIKRPFRDNARELIKSGELRDKVDSEWTDLVANIKRGRNLFMFPEGTYSHDGFLNQIKKGAYYIKSKIDSLHFNSFTLTYDHLSYQKTKLYIKYGRPFQIGSDLTADQVIRLVGEKLGKNYTITVGNLTSFVLLKFGKETKIKKQQLVDVLLKLKKQIESRFPEITVASELRKETIQTQLESIFEKLKKFKLIDWEEETIHTKEILYHIPKSIHNLKKSNTVLYHRNQLTAHLTHLEEVWNGIFVNQGVSHETT; via the coding sequence ATGAAACCAAAAAAACATACCCTCCTATATGATTTTTTAATCAAATTAGTGAGTTTGGGCAAAGGGGTGGTTTTTCACTCCATTGAAGAAAACTTTTCAGGAACTGAAGAACATTTAGAAACACCTTACCCCTCGGCATTACTCTGCAATCATGTATCGGAAGCAGATGTTGTATCTCTCTCCATGGTTTACCCGAGACTCAATCCAAAAATCAAAATGATCATTCCTGCAAGAGAAGACATTTTAAAACCCGGGTTTCTCCAAAAGGAGTTTCGGGCCAAAGGAATTGCGAAATGGATCTTTTTATTCATTGATGCTATAAAAATCATTCCCTTTCTTTTACGTTACATCGGGGCAGTTCCGATCAAACGACCTTTTCGTGATAATGCAAGAGAACTGATAAAATCTGGTGAGCTAAGAGATAAAGTGGATAGTGAATGGACAGACCTTGTCGCCAATATCAAAAGAGGAAGGAATCTGTTTATGTTTCCAGAAGGAACATACAGCCATGATGGTTTTCTAAACCAAATCAAAAAAGGTGCTTATTATATTAAATCCAAAATTGATAGCCTTCACTTTAATAGTTTTACTCTGACCTATGATCATCTCTCTTACCAAAAGACAAAGTTATATATCAAATATGGCAGACCATTTCAGATCGGATCGGATCTAACAGCCGACCAAGTGATTCGCTTAGTTGGGGAAAAACTTGGGAAAAACTACACAATCACAGTAGGAAATTTAACTTCCTTTGTTTTATTAAAATTTGGGAAAGAAACAAAAATAAAAAAACAGCAGTTAGTCGATGTTTTACTAAAACTTAAAAAACAAATCGAATCCCGCTTCCCGGAAATCACTGTGGCTTCAGAGCTACGAAAGGAAACCATCCAAACCCAACTGGAATCTATTTTCGAAAAACTCAAAAAATTTAAACTCATCGATTGGGAAGAGGAAACCATTCATACAAAAGAAATCCTTTACCATATACCAAAATCCATTCATAATTTAAAAAAATCAAATACTGTTCTCTATCACAGAAACCAACTTACGGCGCATTTAACTCATTTAGAAGAAGTCTGGAATGGAATCTTCGTAAACCAAGGAGTCTCACATGAAACCACTTAA
- a CDS encoding GDP-L-fucose synthase family protein, which produces MKKDSKIYVAGHKGLVGSALVKILNQAGFENVIGRSHSEMDLTNQKDVSHFFEIEKPEYVFLAAAKVGGIHANNTYPAEFIFSNLQIQNNIIDASYRYRAKKLCFLGSSCIYPKFAKQPMDEGQLLDGKLEPTNEPYAVAKIAGIVMCQSYNRQYGTNYISVMPTNLYGPGDNYHPENSHVLPALIRRFHEAKINSLPEVVIWGTGNPLREFLYSEDMARACLFLMENYDVTADPKGGEHVNVGSGIEVSIKELAETIKDVVGFTGNLTFDLTKPDGTPRKLLDVSKLHKMGWKHQVELKAGVEVAYKDFRENQRS; this is translated from the coding sequence ATGAAAAAAGATTCTAAGATATACGTTGCTGGGCATAAAGGATTGGTTGGTTCTGCCTTAGTTAAAATTTTAAACCAAGCTGGTTTTGAAAATGTAATTGGTCGCAGCCATTCCGAAATGGATTTAACAAATCAGAAGGATGTATCGCATTTTTTTGAAATAGAAAAACCGGAATATGTTTTCCTTGCTGCAGCTAAGGTAGGTGGCATTCACGCGAACAACACTTATCCTGCCGAATTTATATTCTCTAATTTACAAATCCAAAATAACATAATTGATGCCTCATACCGTTACCGCGCTAAAAAACTATGTTTTTTAGGATCGTCTTGTATTTATCCAAAATTTGCAAAACAACCTATGGACGAAGGTCAGTTGTTAGATGGTAAACTGGAGCCAACTAACGAACCGTATGCGGTCGCAAAAATTGCGGGAATTGTGATGTGCCAATCGTACAATCGTCAGTATGGTACAAATTATATTTCAGTGATGCCAACTAATTTATACGGTCCAGGGGATAATTACCATCCAGAAAACTCTCATGTCCTCCCTGCACTGATCAGGCGATTCCATGAAGCAAAAATTAACTCATTACCCGAGGTGGTCATTTGGGGCACCGGGAATCCTCTACGAGAATTTTTATACTCAGAGGATATGGCTAGAGCCTGTTTATTTTTAATGGAAAACTATGATGTTACAGCTGATCCGAAAGGCGGAGAGCATGTAAATGTTGGCTCAGGTATAGAAGTAAGTATCAAAGAATTAGCCGAAACGATTAAGGATGTAGTCGGTTTTACAGGTAACCTCACTTTTGATTTAACTAAGCCAGACGGAACGCCAAGGAAACTACTCGATGTATCAAAACTCCATAAAATGGGTTGGAAACACCAGGTTGAGCTTAAAGCGGGAGTAGAGGTTGCTTACAAAGATTTTAGAGAAAATCAGCGGAGTTAG
- the pseC gene encoding UDP-4-amino-4,6-dideoxy-N-acetyl-beta-L-altrosamine transaminase: MIPYGRQDISQADIDKVVEVLKGDFLTQGPMVPKFEAAVSAGSEVNYAIAVNSATSALHIACIALGVGPGDYVWTSPNSFVASSNCALYCNAKVDFVDIDKETYNLSAEALENKLIEAEKSGKLPKVVIPVHFAGQAPNLEKIFNLSKKYGFRIIEDASHAIGASYKGRPVGNCEFSDITIFSFHPVKIITTGEGGMAVTNDEKLYSQMYRLRSHGVTRDVNQMVHLPHGPWYYEQIELGFNYRMTDIQAALGYSQYQRLNEFVKRRHQIANEYFQLFKNKPVILPKQSPDSYSAYHLFVLQLKLDELESSQTQIFERYRNSGILVNLHYIPIYRQPYYAKMGFKIEDFPNMEEYYSRALSIPMYPGLTNEQLKEVAERLTTPIGHQTLF, from the coding sequence ATGATTCCATACGGAAGACAAGACATTTCACAAGCCGATATAGATAAAGTTGTAGAAGTTTTAAAGGGTGACTTTTTAACGCAAGGTCCGATGGTCCCTAAGTTTGAAGCAGCAGTTTCAGCTGGTTCTGAAGTGAACTATGCGATTGCTGTGAATAGCGCCACATCTGCGTTACATATTGCTTGTATCGCTTTAGGAGTTGGACCGGGAGATTATGTTTGGACGAGTCCAAATAGTTTTGTCGCTAGTTCCAATTGCGCATTGTATTGTAATGCAAAAGTTGATTTTGTTGATATCGATAAAGAAACATACAATCTTTCTGCGGAAGCACTAGAAAACAAACTAATTGAAGCAGAAAAATCGGGCAAATTACCTAAAGTGGTTATTCCTGTTCATTTTGCCGGGCAAGCTCCCAATTTAGAAAAGATTTTTAATTTATCAAAGAAATATGGGTTTAGAATCATTGAAGATGCATCACACGCAATTGGTGCCTCTTACAAGGGTAGACCCGTTGGTAACTGTGAGTTTAGTGATATTACCATTTTTAGCTTTCATCCAGTTAAAATTATTACTACTGGCGAAGGAGGCATGGCTGTAACTAATGATGAAAAATTATATTCTCAGATGTATAGACTTCGGAGTCACGGAGTTACACGTGATGTGAATCAAATGGTTCACCTTCCACATGGTCCATGGTATTATGAACAAATTGAACTTGGTTTCAATTATCGTATGACGGATATACAGGCAGCTTTGGGATATAGCCAGTATCAAAGATTAAATGAGTTCGTTAAAAGAAGACACCAAATCGCAAACGAATATTTTCAATTATTCAAAAATAAACCAGTTATTTTGCCAAAACAATCTCCCGATTCATATTCGGCTTACCATCTCTTTGTTTTACAATTAAAATTGGATGAATTAGAATCTTCTCAAACTCAAATATTTGAACGATATAGAAATTCGGGGATCCTCGTAAACCTCCATTATATTCCGATTTATAGACAACCTTATTATGCTAAAATGGGTTTTAAAATTGAAGATTTTCCCAACATGGAGGAATACTATAGCCGCGCGTTGAGTATACCTATGTATCCTGGCCTAACTAATGAGCAGTTAAAGGAAGTTGCTGAACGACTTACAACACCCATTGGCCACCAAACTTTATTTTAA
- a CDS encoding MarR family EPS-associated transcriptional regulator yields MKESSQYSDHHLKLLQLLQENPHLSQRDASDVLGLSLGKVNYILKAFLDKGFIKMNNFRNNKNKLSYTYLLTPHGIEEKARMTLHFYEVKKREYEALRAEVEKLGDHLESLG; encoded by the coding sequence ATGAAAGAAAGTTCCCAGTACAGCGACCACCATTTGAAGCTTTTGCAGCTTCTCCAAGAGAATCCACATTTATCCCAACGGGATGCCTCCGATGTTTTGGGTTTGAGTCTTGGTAAGGTGAATTATATTTTGAAGGCCTTTTTGGATAAGGGTTTTATTAAAATGAATAACTTTCGGAATAATAAAAATAAACTTTCTTATACTTATTTATTAACACCTCACGGTATAGAAGAAAAGGCAAGGATGACTCTTCATTTCTATGAAGTGAAAAAGAGAGAATATGAGGCACTTCGTGCCGAAGTAGAAAAGTTAGGTGATCATTTGGAAAGTCTAGGCTAA
- a CDS encoding SLC13 family permease, with protein MPSLLITIALLSIIISILIVYIYEVPTGVVFFTLSIGFLLFGFIDTKEFLSSFFDETLLTIVTLIFISKGLEFNKLIKPLRRFLLAGKERNILIKLNVFSTIYSMFVNNAAVVSTMIGILKKRNSQERLFMMSISFASILGGMLTLVGTSTNLIVNNLKIKSGFESWTLLDFFAIGITPAIFGLLYLSKAPLQLFSDHESHNGVSDSVIEVKVKGNSKLIGKTVEANGLRNLKKLFLGEVIREDGKLISPATPFDIIQKNDRLIFIGEVSDVNILSKVNGLEVLNSSSLHKLTNLKEVLVTDESDLIGLTPKLTDFRSRFNAVILSIRRGARVIKRNIGEEVFRSGDQLTLAIGSDFKKTHSNFLSFQLSDLAREEDSDSYWKSVLFLLIFFGVLVLNLFGVMPLFKGTLIVLLFALVTKILSLKMLKNEIPYNLVMTVGSAFVISNVLKNLQAPDLVLSYVLPFLLAFPIFVSLFLYFLFVIFLTEFVSNAVAAGIAFPFAVSLAAGLSTPAEPFFLVTAFGASASFLTPFGYHTNMMVYSVGHYKPVEFFRLGLPLTFIYVFAVYLSILYQFNLLSFVF; from the coding sequence ATGCCTTCACTATTAATCACAATTGCTTTACTTAGTATTATAATTTCGATTTTAATCGTTTATATATATGAGGTTCCCACTGGCGTTGTTTTCTTTACCTTATCGATTGGGTTTTTGTTGTTCGGATTCATTGATACAAAAGAATTTTTGTCCTCTTTTTTTGACGAAACACTTTTGACGATTGTAACTTTGATTTTTATTTCAAAGGGTTTGGAATTTAATAAGTTAATCAAACCACTTAGAAGGTTTCTACTTGCCGGGAAAGAAAGAAATATACTCATAAAATTGAATGTCTTTTCAACAATATACTCAATGTTCGTTAATAATGCTGCCGTTGTTTCTACAATGATTGGGATTTTGAAAAAGCGAAACAGCCAAGAACGACTATTTATGATGTCGATTTCATTCGCATCAATTTTAGGCGGTATGTTGACCTTAGTTGGCACATCGACAAATTTAATCGTGAATAATCTGAAAATAAAATCAGGTTTCGAATCCTGGACTTTGTTGGATTTTTTTGCAATTGGGATCACTCCAGCTATTTTTGGTCTTTTGTATCTATCTAAGGCTCCCTTACAACTCTTCAGCGATCACGAATCTCATAACGGTGTTAGTGATTCCGTTATTGAAGTGAAAGTAAAAGGTAATTCAAAACTAATCGGGAAAACCGTTGAAGCCAATGGACTAAGAAATTTGAAAAAATTATTTTTAGGAGAAGTGATTCGGGAAGATGGAAAATTAATCTCTCCAGCAACTCCTTTTGATATCATCCAAAAGAATGATCGACTAATTTTTATAGGAGAAGTTAGCGATGTAAATATTCTAAGTAAGGTAAACGGATTAGAAGTTTTAAATTCATCATCCCTACATAAATTGACTAACTTAAAAGAAGTTTTAGTTACAGATGAGTCAGATCTGATCGGTTTGACACCAAAGTTAACAGACTTTAGGTCAAGGTTTAATGCGGTGATCCTTTCTATAAGGAGAGGAGCTCGAGTAATTAAAAGAAACATCGGAGAAGAGGTGTTTCGGTCTGGAGATCAATTAACTTTAGCGATAGGCTCCGATTTCAAAAAAACTCACTCTAATTTTTTAAGTTTTCAATTGTCTGATCTAGCCAGAGAGGAAGATTCAGATAGTTATTGGAAATCAGTTTTGTTTTTATTAATATTTTTTGGTGTTTTGGTTTTAAATCTATTTGGAGTTATGCCTTTATTCAAAGGAACTCTGATCGTTTTGTTATTTGCTTTAGTAACAAAAATACTTTCTCTGAAAATGCTGAAAAATGAAATTCCGTATAACCTGGTTATGACGGTAGGCTCTGCATTTGTTATTTCGAATGTGCTGAAGAATCTACAGGCGCCTGATTTGGTTTTATCGTATGTTTTGCCATTTCTTTTGGCTTTTCCAATATTTGTTTCTCTTTTTTTGTATTTCCTTTTTGTGATTTTCCTTACTGAATTTGTGAGTAATGCCGTTGCTGCTGGAATTGCATTTCCGTTTGCGGTCTCTCTAGCAGCTGGTTTGTCAACACCAGCCGAACCTTTTTTTTTAGTAACAGCCTTCGGGGCCAGTGCAAGTTTTCTAACACCTTTCGGATACCATACGAATATGATGGTATATAGTGTTGGGCATTATAAACCTGTTGAATTTTTTAGATTGGGTTTACCTTTAACTTTCATCTATGTATTTGCAGTTTATCTTTCGATTCTGTATCAATTCAATTTACTCTCTTTCGTATTTTAA
- a CDS encoding ABC transporter ATP-binding protein, which yields MDYISKVWFLLDSKQRRKTIYMFVLIFFSLIFESFGIGIIVPLVSILTDSSQLRENPYFIKTISYLGDPSLETLAIYAMCAMVILYTIRTAYLIFFTWEQASYAAEFQSKLSRSLFKKYLDQPYLFHVNRNSAELIRNTSTEVATLVSMVQQALSFLNEIITMLGISIFLLYVEPVGAVVVVGSLGFAGAITFTLARKKLLNLGILRQNFEGERIRHFQQGLGGIKDIKIYGREEEFLNRYKTQSDGAAKVVKQYTTLLAFPRIWLEYFSILGLVALILSTMYQGKSLGEAATLVALFGAAAFRVMPSINRMLVVMQNIKFSLPTIDLVYHEMSLVDENKKVYKAPDAESKFESLQLENLHFSYGATPVLNGISLEIQSGTTVGFIGESGAGKSTLLDLLLGLMSPNAGDIKVNGVSILEDPRSWQRKIGYVSQNIYLTDDTLRNNIAFGIPKEFLNEERINSAIKLAQLESFVSKSEFGLDTIVGERGVKLSGGQKQRIGIARALYHNPSVLVLDEATSSLDLVTESEVMDAINALHGTKTILIIAHRLSTLQSCDRIYRIENGKIYQDQSLDVKRNRV from the coding sequence ATGGATTATATTAGTAAAGTTTGGTTTCTTTTGGATTCGAAACAAAGACGCAAAACAATTTATATGTTTGTTTTGATATTCTTTAGTTTGATATTCGAATCCTTTGGAATTGGGATTATCGTGCCACTTGTTTCAATTTTGACCGATTCAAGTCAATTAAGAGAAAACCCATACTTTATAAAGACAATATCATATTTGGGTGATCCTTCACTTGAAACACTCGCCATCTACGCCATGTGTGCCATGGTAATACTCTATACAATAAGAACTGCTTATCTTATTTTTTTTACTTGGGAGCAAGCTAGTTACGCTGCAGAGTTCCAAAGTAAATTATCGCGGTCACTTTTTAAAAAATATTTGGATCAGCCGTATTTGTTTCATGTGAATAGAAACTCTGCTGAATTAATCCGAAACACCTCTACTGAAGTAGCAACCTTAGTATCAATGGTACAACAAGCGCTTTCATTTTTAAATGAAATAATAACAATGTTGGGAATTTCCATTTTTTTACTTTATGTCGAACCGGTGGGTGCTGTCGTCGTAGTTGGATCGTTAGGTTTTGCAGGTGCTATAACTTTCACTCTCGCTAGGAAAAAACTTCTAAACTTAGGGATTCTCCGTCAGAATTTTGAAGGAGAAAGGATTCGCCATTTTCAACAGGGGCTTGGTGGAATTAAAGATATAAAGATCTACGGACGAGAAGAAGAATTCTTGAACAGATACAAAACGCAAAGTGATGGAGCAGCTAAAGTAGTGAAACAATATACTACATTACTTGCATTCCCGCGGATTTGGCTGGAGTATTTTTCAATTTTAGGTTTAGTTGCCTTGATTTTATCCACTATGTATCAAGGAAAATCGTTGGGTGAAGCCGCGACTCTCGTGGCTTTATTTGGAGCAGCAGCGTTTCGTGTGATGCCGTCTATCAATCGTATGTTGGTAGTAATGCAAAATATTAAGTTTTCTTTACCAACTATTGATTTAGTTTATCATGAAATGAGTTTGGTAGATGAAAACAAGAAAGTTTATAAAGCACCAGATGCTGAGAGTAAATTTGAATCTCTCCAATTAGAAAATTTGCATTTTAGTTACGGAGCCACACCAGTTTTAAATGGAATTTCCCTGGAAATTCAATCTGGAACTACAGTTGGATTTATTGGCGAAAGTGGAGCAGGGAAAAGTACTCTCCTTGATTTATTACTTGGTCTCATGTCTCCCAATGCGGGCGACATTAAGGTGAATGGTGTTTCCATATTAGAAGATCCAAGAAGTTGGCAAAGAAAAATCGGTTATGTGTCTCAGAATATCTATCTTACGGATGATACACTTCGAAATAATATAGCATTTGGAATACCAAAAGAGTTTTTAAATGAAGAACGAATTAACTCAGCGATCAAATTAGCTCAATTGGAAAGTTTTGTGAGCAAGTCCGAATTTGGTTTGGATACAATTGTGGGTGAACGAGGTGTAAAACTCTCTGGTGGGCAAAAACAAAGAATTGGAATCGCTAGGGCATTGTATCACAATCCTTCTGTATTGGTTTTAGATGAGGCAACAAGTTCTTTAGATTTGGTAACGGAAAGTGAAGTCATGGATGCAATTAATGCATTACATGGTACTAAAACAATTCTAATCATTGCTCACCGACTTAGTACTCTCCAAAGTTGTGACAGAATTTATCGAATTGAAAATGGAAAAATTTATCAGGATCAATCCTTAGATGTAAAAAGGAACAGAGTATGA